A single region of the Erythrobacter sp. genome encodes:
- a CDS encoding NADP-dependent isocitrate dehydrogenase, with product MQKIQVKNPVVELDGDEMTRIIWQWIRERLILPYLDIDLKYYDLSIEKRDETDDQITVDAANAIKEHGVGVKCATITPDEARVEEFSLKKMWRSPNGTIRNILGGVVFREPIVIDNVPRLVPGWTDPIVVGRHAFGDQYRATDTLIPGPGKLRLVFEGEDGEKIDLEVFEFESSGVAMAMYNLDDSIRAFARASMNYGLDRKWPVYLSTKNTIMKAYDGRFKDLFEEVYENEFKDKFDAAGIHYEHRLIDDMVASALKWSGKFVWACKNYDGDVQSDTVAQGFGSLGLMTSVLMTPDGKTVEAEAAHGTVTRHYRQHQQGKATSTNPIASIFAWTRGLMYRGKFDDTPDVVRFAETLEKVCIRTVESGSMTKDLALLIGPGQNWLTTEQFFEAIVENLEKEMASWA from the coding sequence ATGCAGAAAATTCAGGTCAAGAACCCGGTCGTCGAACTCGACGGCGACGAGATGACGCGGATCATCTGGCAATGGATCCGCGAGCGGCTGATCCTGCCCTATCTCGATATCGACCTGAAATACTACGACCTCTCGATCGAGAAGCGCGACGAGACCGACGACCAGATCACGGTCGATGCGGCCAACGCGATCAAGGAACATGGCGTCGGCGTGAAATGCGCGACGATCACCCCGGACGAAGCGCGCGTCGAGGAATTCAGCCTCAAAAAGATGTGGCGCTCGCCCAACGGGACGATCCGCAACATCCTGGGCGGCGTGGTCTTCCGCGAGCCGATCGTGATCGACAACGTGCCGCGGCTCGTGCCGGGCTGGACCGACCCGATCGTGGTCGGCCGCCACGCCTTCGGCGACCAGTACCGCGCGACCGACACGCTCATACCCGGCCCCGGCAAGCTGCGCCTCGTCTTCGAGGGCGAGGACGGGGAAAAGATCGACCTCGAAGTGTTCGAATTCGAAAGCTCGGGCGTCGCGATGGCGATGTACAATCTCGACGATTCGATCCGCGCCTTCGCCCGCGCCTCGATGAACTACGGCCTCGACCGCAAGTGGCCGGTCTATCTCTCGACCAAGAACACGATCATGAAAGCCTATGACGGGCGCTTCAAGGACCTGTTCGAGGAGGTCTACGAGAACGAGTTCAAGGACAAGTTCGACGCCGCCGGCATCCATTACGAACACCGCCTGATCGACGACATGGTCGCCAGCGCGCTCAAGTGGTCGGGCAAGTTCGTGTGGGCGTGCAAGAACTACGACGGCGACGTGCAGTCCGACACCGTGGCGCAAGGCTTCGGCTCGCTCGGGCTCATGACCTCGGTCCTGATGACCCCGGACGGCAAGACCGTCGAGGCCGAGGCCGCGCACGGCACCGTCACCCGTCACTATCGCCAGCACCAGCAGGGCAAGGCGACCTCGACCAACCCGATCGCCTCGATCTTCGCCTGGACCCGCGGCCTCATGTATCGCGGCAAGTTCGACGACACGCCCGACGTGGTGCGCTTCGCCGAAACGCTCGAGAAGGTCTGCATCCGCACGGTCGAAAGCGGTTCGATGACAAAGGATCTCGCGCTGCTGATCGGCCCGGGCCAGAATTGGCTGACCACCGAGCAGTTCTTCGAGGCGATCGTCGAGAACCTCGAGAAGGAAATGGCCAGCTGGGCCTGA
- the cpdR gene encoding cell cycle two-component system response regulator CpdR: MTASQSPRSDSPRILLAEDEEAMRTYLARALTNAGYEVRAVDRGTEAIPLLETEDFDLLLSDIVMPEMDGIELAQRCAEISPKTRVMFITGFAAVSLRASREQPDAKVLSKPFHLRDLVLEVERVFEEQAEASL; this comes from the coding sequence ATGACAGCCAGCCAATCCCCCCGCAGCGATTCCCCCCGCATCCTGCTCGCCGAGGACGAGGAGGCGATGCGCACCTATCTTGCGCGCGCGCTCACCAATGCCGGCTACGAAGTGCGCGCGGTCGATCGCGGTACCGAGGCAATCCCGCTGCTCGAGACCGAGGATTTCGACCTGCTCCTGTCCGACATCGTCATGCCGGAAATGGACGGGATCGAACTCGCCCAGCGCTGCGCCGAGATTTCTCCGAAGACGCGGGTCATGTTCATCACCGGCTTCGCCGCGGTGAGCCTGCGCGCAAGCCGCGAACAGCCCGATGCCAAGGTGCTGTCCAAGCCCTTCCACCTGCGCGACCTCGTGCTCGAAGTGGAGCGCGTGTTCGAGGAACAGGCCGAGGCGAGCCTGTAG
- a CDS encoding N-formylglutamate amidohydrolase, whose amino-acid sequence MTMQGDLPQHDFEAGDRARPGGARDGAVVEGGAVGDPACGPAFTFRAPRAMPLPVVIAVPHAGRVYPGETLAAMHDVRLSQLRLEDRLVDLVAEEVARLTGAALLVAHAPRALLDLNRAEDDVDWGMVEGGRPPGTPEEGQGRSNRRARSGLGLVPRRLPGFGEIWNRPLARGEIEGRIERIHRPYHALLERELRRVRAQWGAALLVDLHSMPPLRLQAGESRAPHYVIGDRFGASCDARLVARAFRYLDAEGCASAHNRPYAGGYVLDRHAAPARGLHALQVELCRSAYLDVDLAEPAPGLLPVARMIAGLVRELGAETARLAEGGDFAQAAE is encoded by the coding sequence ATGACTATGCAGGGCGATCTCCCTCAGCACGACTTCGAGGCCGGCGACCGGGCCAGGCCCGGCGGCGCGCGCGATGGCGCGGTCGTCGAGGGCGGGGCGGTGGGCGATCCGGCCTGCGGTCCGGCCTTCACCTTTCGCGCGCCGCGCGCGATGCCGCTTCCGGTGGTGATCGCCGTGCCCCATGCGGGCCGGGTCTATCCGGGCGAGACGCTGGCGGCGATGCACGACGTGCGCCTGTCGCAATTGCGGCTCGAGGACCGGCTGGTCGATCTCGTCGCCGAGGAAGTCGCCCGCCTTACCGGCGCGGCGCTGCTCGTCGCCCATGCGCCGCGCGCGCTGCTCGACCTCAACCGGGCGGAGGACGATGTCGACTGGGGCATGGTCGAAGGAGGCCGCCCGCCGGGAACGCCCGAAGAAGGGCAGGGACGCTCCAATCGACGGGCGAGAAGCGGGCTCGGGCTCGTCCCGCGCCGCCTGCCCGGTTTCGGCGAGATCTGGAACCGCCCGCTCGCGCGCGGGGAGATCGAAGGCCGGATCGAGCGCATCCACCGGCCCTATCACGCCCTGCTGGAGCGCGAATTGCGCCGGGTTCGCGCGCAATGGGGGGCGGCGCTGCTGGTCGATCTCCACTCCATGCCACCCCTGCGCCTGCAGGCGGGCGAGAGCCGCGCGCCGCACTACGTTATCGGCGACCGTTTCGGCGCGTCGTGCGATGCCAGGCTGGTTGCGCGCGCGTTCCGCTATCTCGACGCCGAGGGTTGTGCGAGCGCGCATAACCGGCCCTATGCGGGGGGCTATGTGCTCGATCGCCACGCAGCCCCCGCGCGCGGGCTCCATGCGCTGCAGGTGGAGCTGTGCCGTTCGGCCTATCTCGACGTCGATCTCGCCGAGCCCGCGCCGGGTCTTCTACCGGTCGCACGCATGATTGCGGGATTGGTGCGCGAACTCGGCGCGGAAACGGCCCGGCTCGCCGAGGGCGGCGATTTCGCGCAGGCAGCGGAATAA
- a CDS encoding SapC family protein produces the protein MASAPQQPQLPLFYKDLLPLNSRDHADWKVSQFGSAAHVANTHAIPLTVDEFVDAQRNYPIVFTAGDNPLPIALMGLNEGVNTFVGDDEKIIAGVYVPAYIRRYPFILAKMQPDSDEMSLCFDPTAGVIAKQDEGQALFDGEGKPTEYTNQVLDFCSKFEESGQRTRAFLEELKKLDILMDGEVAITRAENPDKPFVYRGFRMVDEKKLRELPAETLEALNKNGLLMLIHAHLFSMNLMRSIFERQVVQGKLPQQQQAQPAVIN, from the coding sequence ATGGCCAGCGCGCCGCAGCAGCCGCAACTTCCGCTGTTCTACAAGGACCTCCTGCCGCTCAACAGCCGGGACCATGCCGACTGGAAGGTGAGCCAGTTCGGCTCGGCCGCTCATGTCGCCAACACCCACGCGATCCCGCTGACCGTCGACGAATTCGTCGATGCGCAGCGCAACTACCCGATCGTCTTCACTGCCGGCGACAATCCGCTGCCGATCGCGCTGATGGGCCTCAACGAAGGGGTAAACACCTTCGTCGGCGACGACGAGAAGATCATCGCGGGCGTCTATGTCCCGGCTTATATCCGGCGCTATCCCTTCATCCTCGCCAAGATGCAGCCCGACAGCGACGAGATGTCGCTGTGCTTCGACCCGACCGCGGGCGTCATCGCCAAGCAGGACGAGGGCCAGGCGCTGTTCGACGGCGAAGGCAAGCCGACCGAATACACCAACCAGGTGCTCGATTTCTGCTCCAAATTCGAGGAATCGGGCCAGCGCACGCGCGCCTTCCTCGAAGAGCTCAAGAAGCTCGACATCCTGATGGACGGCGAAGTCGCGATCACCCGCGCCGAGAACCCGGACAAGCCCTTCGTCTATCGCGGTTTCCGCATGGTCGACGAAAAGAAGCTGCGCGAACTTCCCGCGGAAACGCTCGAGGCGCTCAACAAGAACGGCCTGCTCATGCTGATCCACGCGCACCTGTTCTCGATGAACCTGATGCGCTCGATCTTCGAGCGCCAGGTTGTCCAGGGCAAGCTCCCGCAGCAGCAGCAGGCGCAGCCGGCCGTTATTAATTAA
- a CDS encoding FAD-binding oxidoreductase, whose amino-acid sequence MGATMTLTAERPAADTFLAEAAELLGAKGLTRDAELMEPWLTDWRGRYTGRALALASPGSTEEVAALVKLCAKHGVPIVPQGGNSGMVGGATPDDSGRGILLSLRRMDRVRRLDAQAGQVVCEAGMILQSLHDLAAENGLRFPLTLGGKGSATIGGLISTNAGGTQVLRHGTMRAQVLGIEAVLADGEVYDGLTALKKDNRGFDLKQLLIGSEGTLGIVTAATLGLLPAPSATVTVWAGLPGIVEARTLLRAMERAMGDTLEGFEVVPAHCLESVLAHLPDARPPLSGRHAWNALIEFVATGTDEASLRERAEAALASAMEDGLFEDAVIAANETQAEAFWTLRDSISAAERALGPAMQHDISVPVEKMPEFILSAGPAVEREFPGTRAVAFGHLGDGNVHFHVLAPEGAVAGEWEEGEGKRVSVRVYDLVTEWGGSISAEHGIGQVKIGELARLGDPVSLAMMRAVKQALDPHGLLNPGKLVPGA is encoded by the coding sequence ATGGGAGCAACAATGACCCTGACCGCCGAAAGACCCGCCGCCGACACCTTTCTCGCCGAAGCCGCCGAGCTGCTCGGGGCCAAGGGCCTGACCCGCGACGCCGAGCTGATGGAGCCGTGGCTGACCGACTGGCGCGGGCGCTACACGGGCCGCGCGCTCGCCCTCGCCTCGCCCGGTTCGACCGAGGAAGTCGCCGCGCTGGTGAAGCTGTGCGCGAAGCACGGCGTGCCGATCGTGCCGCAGGGCGGGAACAGCGGCATGGTCGGCGGGGCGACCCCGGACGATAGCGGTCGCGGCATCCTGCTCTCGCTGCGGCGGATGGACCGGGTCCGCAGGCTCGACGCACAAGCCGGGCAGGTGGTGTGCGAGGCGGGCATGATCCTCCAATCGCTCCACGATCTCGCGGCGGAAAATGGCCTGCGCTTTCCCCTGACGCTGGGCGGCAAGGGGTCGGCGACCATCGGCGGGCTGATCTCGACCAATGCCGGGGGCACGCAGGTCCTGCGCCACGGGACGATGCGCGCGCAGGTGCTGGGGATCGAGGCGGTGCTCGCGGATGGCGAAGTTTATGACGGGCTGACCGCGCTCAAGAAGGACAATCGCGGGTTCGACCTCAAGCAATTGCTGATCGGCTCGGAAGGCACGCTCGGCATCGTGACGGCCGCGACGCTGGGCCTGCTGCCTGCGCCGAGCGCGACAGTCACGGTCTGGGCCGGCCTTCCCGGAATCGTCGAGGCGCGCACCCTGCTGCGCGCGATGGAGCGGGCGATGGGCGACACGCTCGAAGGCTTCGAAGTGGTCCCCGCGCATTGCCTCGAGAGCGTGCTCGCCCACCTGCCCGATGCGCGTCCTCCGCTTTCCGGGCGGCACGCTTGGAACGCGCTGATCGAATTCGTGGCGACGGGAACGGACGAGGCGAGCTTGCGCGAACGGGCCGAGGCGGCGCTGGCTTCGGCAATGGAGGACGGCTTGTTCGAAGACGCGGTGATCGCCGCGAACGAGACCCAGGCCGAAGCGTTCTGGACCCTGCGCGATTCCATCTCCGCGGCCGAACGCGCGCTCGGCCCGGCGATGCAGCACGATATTTCGGTCCCGGTCGAGAAAATGCCCGAATTCATCCTCTCCGCCGGCCCGGCGGTCGAACGCGAATTTCCCGGCACGCGCGCGGTCGCATTCGGCCATCTCGGCGACGGCAATGTCCATTTCCACGTCCTCGCCCCCGAAGGCGCGGTGGCGGGCGAATGGGAGGAAGGCGAAGGCAAGCGGGTAAGCGTGCGGGTCTACGACCTCGTCACCGAATGGGGCGGCTCGATCAGCGCGGAACACGGCATCGGCCAGGTCAAGATCGGCGAACTCGCGCGGCTCGGCGATCCCGTGTCGCTTGCGATGATGCGGGCCGTCAAACAGGCGCTCGATCCGCACGGCCTGCTCAATCCCGGAAAGCTCGTCCCCGGCGCCTGA
- a CDS encoding DEAD/DEAH box helicase: MTFADLGLSPELLKAVEDAGYSEPTPIQAQAIPAVLMMRDLIGIAQTGTGKTASFVLPMIDVMAAGRRRALMPRSLILEPTRELAAQVAENFEKYGANHDLKMALLIGGVQMGDQLKTLDEGVDVLIATPGRLMDLFERGKILLNGCELLVIDEADRMLDMGFIPDIEFICSKLPESRQTMLFSATMPPPIEKLASKFLSNPKRIEVSRAASTNENITAFKIPVKSRQKRETLEWLLANDEVETAIIFSNRKTTVRELNKHLQKRGFASSEIHGDMDQSSRLKELERFKKGEVNILVASDVAARGLDIKGVSHVFNFDTPWHPDDYVHRIGRTGRAGAKGRAFTFVSEEDAEAIENVEKLTGSPIKVFGKEDVRVPLAEPGSDDDKGSSGKGKGESKAGAQDEDKPRRSSRRRRDGEGDDAPEKPKRERAPRKERSDDKPERKSRSRRRDEEDEPVPAGEWNGPRPSFLDIGFS, encoded by the coding sequence ATGACTTTCGCCGATCTCGGCCTTTCCCCCGAATTGCTCAAGGCCGTCGAGGACGCCGGCTATTCCGAGCCGACCCCGATCCAGGCCCAGGCCATTCCCGCCGTCCTGATGATGCGCGACCTGATCGGCATCGCCCAGACCGGCACCGGCAAGACCGCGAGCTTCGTGCTCCCGATGATCGACGTCATGGCCGCCGGGCGCCGGCGGGCGCTGATGCCGCGTTCGCTGATCCTCGAGCCGACCCGCGAACTCGCTGCGCAGGTGGCGGAGAATTTCGAGAAATACGGGGCGAACCACGATCTCAAGATGGCGCTGCTGATCGGCGGCGTGCAGATGGGCGACCAGTTGAAGACGCTCGATGAAGGCGTCGACGTGCTGATCGCGACTCCGGGCCGCCTCATGGACCTGTTCGAGCGCGGCAAGATCCTCCTCAATGGCTGCGAGCTGCTCGTCATCGACGAGGCCGACCGGATGCTCGACATGGGCTTCATTCCCGATATCGAGTTCATCTGTTCCAAGCTTCCCGAAAGCCGCCAGACCATGCTGTTCTCGGCGACCATGCCCCCGCCGATCGAGAAGCTGGCGTCGAAATTCCTTTCCAATCCCAAGCGAATCGAGGTCAGCCGCGCGGCCTCCACCAACGAGAACATCACCGCTTTCAAGATCCCGGTGAAATCGCGCCAGAAGCGCGAGACGCTCGAATGGCTGCTCGCGAACGACGAGGTCGAGACCGCGATCATCTTCTCGAACCGCAAGACGACTGTCCGCGAACTCAACAAGCACCTGCAGAAGCGCGGCTTCGCCTCGAGCGAGATCCACGGCGACATGGACCAGTCGAGCCGTTTGAAGGAACTCGAGCGTTTCAAGAAAGGCGAGGTCAACATCCTCGTCGCCTCCGACGTCGCGGCAAGGGGCCTCGACATCAAGGGCGTCTCCCACGTCTTCAACTTCGACACGCCGTGGCACCCGGACGATTACGTCCACCGCATCGGCCGAACGGGCCGCGCCGGGGCCAAGGGGCGGGCCTTTACCTTCGTATCCGAAGAGGACGCAGAGGCGATCGAGAATGTCGAGAAGCTGACCGGCAGCCCGATCAAGGTCTTCGGCAAGGAAGACGTGCGCGTGCCGCTGGCCGAGCCGGGCTCGGACGACGACAAGGGCAGCTCGGGCAAGGGCAAGGGCGAGAGCAAGGCCGGGGCACAGGACGAGGACAAGCCCAGGCGCTCCTCGCGCCGCCGCCGCGACGGGGAGGGCGACGATGCGCCCGAAAAGCCCAAGCGCGAACGCGCCCCGCGCAAGGAACGCTCCGACGATAAGCCGGAACGCAAGTCCCGCTCGCGCCGCCGCGACGAGGAGGACGAGCCGGTCCCGGCAGGCGAATGGAACGGGCCGCGCCCGAGCTTCCTCGACATCGGTTTCAGCTGA
- a CDS encoding TetR/AcrR family transcriptional regulator, giving the protein MGGNRQKSARRRPSQARSKATVEAILEAATRILAEEGLARLNTNRLAEVAGVSVGSVYEYFADKRAVIDLLIDRHLSEGEAALAEAAAGLPAQAEPPEIARALVDAAIHLHRSDPRLHRVLSSEVPLDPAQRARVEALRAASVAAVAERLAGKVIEPSLKAALLVDTADALAHRWIVDDLGAPLDADRMAGEMSAMLRAYLAAEDVQESPRDRAAPGAVGPRHI; this is encoded by the coding sequence ATGGGCGGCAACAGGCAGAAATCCGCGCGGCGGCGGCCTTCGCAGGCGCGCTCGAAGGCGACGGTCGAGGCGATCCTCGAAGCGGCGACTCGGATTCTGGCGGAGGAGGGATTGGCGCGGCTCAACACCAACCGGCTGGCCGAAGTGGCGGGGGTGTCGGTGGGGTCGGTCTATGAATATTTCGCCGACAAACGCGCCGTCATCGACCTCCTGATCGACCGCCACCTCTCCGAGGGCGAGGCCGCGCTGGCCGAGGCGGCAGCGGGCCTGCCGGCGCAGGCCGAACCGCCAGAGATCGCGCGCGCGCTGGTCGATGCCGCGATCCACCTGCACCGCTCCGACCCGCGCCTCCACCGCGTCCTGTCGAGCGAAGTGCCGCTGGACCCCGCACAGCGCGCGCGGGTGGAGGCGCTGCGCGCCGCGAGCGTCGCGGCGGTCGCAGAAAGGCTGGCAGGCAAGGTCATCGAGCCCTCACTCAAGGCCGCGCTGCTGGTCGACACCGCCGATGCGCTCGCCCATCGCTGGATCGTCGACGATCTCGGCGCGCCGCTGGACGCGGACCGGATGGCGGGGGAGATGAGCGCGATGCTCCGCGCCTACCTGGCGGCCGAGGACGTGCAGGAAAGTCCGCGCGACAGGGCGGCCCCCGGTGCGGTAGGGCCACGGCATATATGA
- a CDS encoding alpha/beta hydrolase — translation MQERTFADSRSWAEYRAILARAFGLAFPCEPDERFREMRGHRVRYDLWESVGETQGTLVLVHGGGGNGRVLAPAALPALAAGWRVVAPDLPGYGLTAPAPGFDWDIAEWPRVVADFARAEPGPVVLMGLSLGGMVAALAAEAEQRVAGVIATTLVDPSDPAIFDRIARWRWLGRASRVAFRLAPGLVDRLRLPLALATPLAAMTSDPELARWFARDPLIGRRRIPARFFRSIHEAAPARRLSCPLLLVHPGADAWTPTALSLPAFEPLRAPDKRLVELTNGAHLPLEQPAFAELGAAVRSFLHKIALA, via the coding sequence ATGCAAGAGAGAACCTTTGCCGATTCCCGATCGTGGGCCGAATACCGGGCGATCCTTGCGCGCGCCTTCGGCCTGGCCTTTCCGTGCGAACCCGACGAGCGCTTCCGCGAAATGCGCGGACACCGGGTGCGCTACGACCTGTGGGAATCGGTTGGCGAGACGCAGGGCACGCTCGTTCTCGTCCACGGGGGCGGCGGTAACGGTCGGGTTCTCGCCCCGGCGGCGCTGCCCGCGCTCGCGGCGGGCTGGCGGGTGGTCGCACCCGACCTGCCCGGCTACGGCCTGACCGCGCCCGCGCCGGGCTTCGACTGGGACATCGCCGAATGGCCGCGCGTCGTCGCCGACTTCGCGCGCGCGGAGCCGGGGCCGGTGGTCCTTATGGGCTTGTCGTTGGGCGGCATGGTCGCCGCACTCGCCGCCGAGGCGGAGCAGCGGGTTGCGGGCGTGATCGCGACGACGCTGGTGGACCCGTCGGACCCGGCGATATTCGATCGCATCGCGCGCTGGCGCTGGCTCGGCCGCGCGAGCCGGGTCGCGTTTCGCCTCGCGCCGGGCCTCGTCGATCGCCTGCGCCTGCCCCTCGCGCTAGCCACGCCGCTCGCCGCGATGACGAGCGATCCCGAACTCGCCCGCTGGTTCGCGCGTGACCCGCTGATCGGGCGGCGCCGGATACCCGCGCGCTTCTTTCGCAGCATACACGAGGCCGCTCCCGCGCGGCGCCTGTCCTGCCCGCTGCTGCTTGTCCATCCGGGGGCGGACGCGTGGACCCCGACCGCGCTCAGCCTGCCCGCCTTCGAGCCGCTTCGCGCGCCGGACAAGCGGTTGGTCGAACTCACCAACGGCGCGCACCTGCCGCTCGAACAGCCCGCCTTCGCCGAACTCGGTGCGGCGGTGAGAAGCTTCCTGCACAAAATTGCGCTCGCTTGA
- a CDS encoding ATP-dependent helicase, whose protein sequence is MTDHSPLPAQQDSGVPPYAARLNPPQREAVLTTEGPVLMLAGAGTGKTAALTARLAHLVATRRAYPSQILCVTFTNKAAREMRERVGALLGQGAEGMPWLGTFHSICAKMLRRHAELVGLEQNYTIIDTDDQIRLLKQLIADNDLDEKRWPARQLAGLIDRWKNRGLNPDDLDAAESEAYANGRGQALYRAYQERLKALNACDFGDLMLHVLNIFRAHHDVLAEYQQRFRYILVDEYQDTNAVQYLWLRLLAQERKNICVVGDDDQSIYSWRGAEVANILRFEKDFPGAHVVKLEQNYRSTPHILGAASGLIRANSQRHDKTLWTEANGGEKVRVIGVWDAPEEARRVGEEIERLEGEGAPLDQVAILVRAQYQTREFEDRFIQIGVNYRIIGGFRFYERAEIRDALAYLRVIAQPQDDLAFERIYNQPKRGLGAKTLEKMHQHARRVGLPLAAASLQLADSDELPKRAANTIQALLRSFLSWREAAEEMTPADLLRLVLEESGYNAMLAADRSAESAGRAENLTELARAMEEYETLGDFLEHVSLVMDTDGREDEETVTIMTIHAAKGLEFDHVFCVGWEEGVFPSQRALDEGGLASLEEERRLAYVAITRARRRCMILHAANRRIYGQWTSSIPSRFIEELPEEHIEQETTLTGGASLWRANWSENEDPFAHVARDRPERAQARGPGWQRAIASGYETKQQRIRETGRSAASFAGEGRSDIAIGAMVHHDKFGTGCVIDQEGNKLTINFEDAGEKRVIDSFVKVVG, encoded by the coding sequence ATGACCGATCACAGCCCCCTTCCCGCCCAGCAGGACTCCGGCGTCCCGCCCTATGCCGCGCGTCTCAATCCGCCGCAGCGCGAGGCGGTGCTGACGACCGAAGGCCCGGTGCTGATGCTGGCGGGCGCGGGCACGGGCAAGACTGCCGCGCTGACCGCCCGGCTCGCCCACCTCGTCGCGACGCGCCGCGCCTACCCCTCGCAAATCCTGTGCGTCACCTTCACCAACAAGGCCGCGCGCGAAATGCGCGAGCGGGTCGGCGCTCTGCTGGGACAGGGCGCGGAGGGAATGCCGTGGCTCGGCACCTTCCATTCGATCTGCGCCAAGATGCTGCGCCGCCATGCCGAGCTTGTCGGGCTGGAGCAGAATTACACGATCATCGACACCGACGACCAGATCCGCCTGCTGAAACAGCTCATCGCCGACAACGATCTTGATGAAAAGCGCTGGCCCGCGCGGCAGCTGGCCGGGCTCATCGACCGCTGGAAGAACCGCGGGCTCAACCCCGACGATCTCGATGCCGCCGAGAGCGAAGCCTATGCCAACGGGCGCGGGCAGGCGCTCTACCGCGCCTATCAGGAGCGGCTGAAGGCATTGAACGCCTGCGATTTCGGCGACCTGATGCTGCACGTCCTCAACATCTTCCGCGCGCACCACGACGTGCTGGCGGAATACCAGCAGCGCTTTCGCTACATCCTCGTCGACGAATATCAGGACACCAACGCGGTCCAGTATCTCTGGCTCCGCCTGCTCGCTCAGGAGCGCAAGAACATCTGCGTCGTGGGCGACGACGACCAGTCGATCTATTCCTGGCGCGGGGCCGAGGTCGCGAACATCCTTCGCTTCGAAAAGGATTTCCCCGGCGCGCACGTGGTCAAGCTGGAACAGAACTACCGCTCGACCCCGCATATCCTCGGCGCCGCCTCGGGTCTCATCCGCGCGAACAGCCAGCGCCACGACAAGACGCTGTGGACCGAGGCGAACGGCGGCGAGAAGGTGCGCGTCATCGGCGTATGGGACGCTCCGGAAGAAGCGCGCCGCGTGGGCGAGGAGATCGAACGGCTCGAGGGCGAAGGCGCGCCACTGGATCAGGTCGCGATCCTCGTGCGCGCCCAGTACCAGACCCGCGAATTCGAGGACCGCTTCATCCAGATCGGGGTCAATTACCGGATCATCGGGGGATTCCGCTTCTACGAACGCGCCGAGATCCGCGACGCGCTCGCCTACCTGCGCGTGATCGCCCAGCCGCAGGACGACCTCGCCTTCGAACGCATCTACAACCAGCCCAAGCGCGGATTGGGCGCGAAGACGCTGGAGAAGATGCACCAGCACGCCCGGCGCGTCGGCCTGCCGCTCGCCGCCGCCTCGCTGCAACTGGCCGATAGCGACGAATTGCCCAAGCGCGCGGCGAACACGATTCAAGCGCTGCTGCGCTCCTTCCTGTCGTGGCGCGAGGCGGCGGAGGAAATGACCCCGGCGGACCTGCTGCGCCTCGTGCTCGAGGAATCGGGATACAACGCCATGCTCGCCGCCGACCGGTCCGCCGAAAGCGCGGGGCGCGCGGAAAACCTCACCGAACTCGCCCGCGCGATGGAGGAATACGAGACGCTGGGCGACTTCCTCGAACACGTCTCCCTCGTCATGGACACGGACGGGCGCGAGGACGAGGAGACGGTCACGATCATGACGATCCACGCCGCCAAGGGCCTCGAATTCGACCACGTGTTCTGCGTCGGCTGGGAGGAAGGCGTGTTTCCTTCACAGCGCGCGCTCGACGAGGGCGGGCTCGCCAGCCTCGAGGAAGAGCGCCGCCTCGCCTATGTCGCGATCACCCGCGCGCGGCGGCGCTGCATGATCCTCCACGCCGCCAACCGGCGCATCTACGGCCAGTGGACGAGTTCCATCCCCAGCCGCTTCATCGAGGAACTGCCTGAGGAACACATCGAGCAGGAAACGACGCTGACCGGCGGCGCATCGCTGTGGCGCGCGAACTGGTCGGAGAACGAGGATCCCTTCGCCCATGTCGCCCGCGACCGGCCCGAGCGCGCGCAGGCCCGCGGCCCCGGCTGGCAGCGCGCCATCGCGTCGGGCTACGAGACGAAGCAGCAGCGCATCCGCGAAACCGGTCGATCCGCCGCCAGCTTCGCCGGCGAGGGTCGCAGCGACATCGCGATCGGCGCGATGGTCCACCACGACAAGTTCGGGACCGGCTGCGTGATCGACCAGGAAGGCAACAAGCTGACGATCAATTTCGAGGACGCGGGCGAAAAGCGCGTGATCGACAGCTTCGTGAAAGTCGTCGGCTAG